The region gaattttcaatttagTTAATATTCCGACGCTCGTTTCCCTCAGTGTATGTTAACATGTAATGTcttttattgtgtgtgtgcgacgAGTATGTGACCTTCGGGTTAGAACATAGACACACAGCGGGAGGCGTGGCATTGCATTGTCATTTGCCATTGCTCTGGGCCAACGCGGCGTATGAGTCATATTTTTTTGCGCTCCATCCTTTTTTCGCGTTGGAAGAGTGAAAGAGATGGTTTAATGGATTAACCGCTTCCAGCGTCTGATAAGCATTTATTAGCCTGTCAGGCACATCCCTTTAATGCCCGCAAGCCCAAgagctgtgtgtgtgaagtGGTATAAATTCAGCGATGGGTTTTCCATAGAATATTCGCATCATAATCGTTTGGCTACTtttcgactgcaatcgtaagGGAAATCCAGTGGCTCCCCTTAAAGACTACACATGAAGATGTTTGGTGTTCCCTCTCCTTTGTCTGCGTCATTCCCTTGGCCACAAATGTTGGCAGACATAACAAAATTTAAGTACAAAACTTGGAAGCTGTCCAACTTTTAATGCGGTTAAAAGAGAGCCACCAAAGCGCTATATACCCAGCACCAAAGCGTTTCAATTAGGCAGCAACCGTATAAACTTTCTTTAACTTTCGTTTTCATTCCTCCCCCGAACAGGAGCCCAGCAAACGGAGCAAACCGTCGGCTTTGAGGCGAACCCTGCAGGCGTTGCGGCAACGTCTGACCAAACGGAATCGACCAAAGCCGCCCGACTGGTTCCTGGAGAAGTTCTCGAATGCCACCAACACGGACAAGATTGGCAAGGGCTGTCCCATGATGGACGATGCGGCCCTCTCCAGCGAAATTCGAGGCAGCAGTGCCCTTTGCAACCGTCTCTCCGTGGACCCCACACTCCAGTCCCATTACAGGGTAAGTAAGCCCAACTGTAACTCAAATACCAACTCAAattgcatctgcatctgcatctacAGTGGCTGGCTGTGGTCTCGCTGGCCGTGCTCTACAACATCATATTCGTAATGGGTCGTGCCGTCTTCTGGGAGATCAATAAGAGTGCTCCTGCGGTTTGGTACACTCTGGATTATCTCTGCGATTTCATCTATCTGCTGGATACGCTTGTTCACATGCACGAGGGTAAGTTAACTGACATCTCTCCGTGCATTGTACCTGTAGCCGCCATGTGTGTGCCACTGTGCGTGTTTGAGATTTAACTATGCAAATGAGACCCAGACCAAGCGAATCACTCGCTTTAAGCCGCCTCagacaatggcaatgggaatgcTGTCGGCAAAGCCATTTGCCACGCATACGAAACCCATTTCAGTGCCACATACCCggtacgtgtgtgtgcgtggcaGGGCGGGGGCGTGGTTGAGTTGCCAAATGCAGGGATAAGCCAACCTTGACATTTTCCACAATGGCAACAAACGGTCTGATACCCTGCAGTGGAGAGCCAGCCATGAGGATATCATAAATTAGGAAAGAGGAATGTGAAATTTTCAGATCTGACAGCGTTAAGAATATTCAAGGGGATGAAGCGAAGTTTCTTTGATtgttacatatgtaaatggaTAATAGGGAACCTTGAAAGTTCTTACACATGGATTGGGGCAGACTGGAACTAGAAATACCCTCAGAAATATCTGAAAATAGTATCTTGCTttcaaacatttaaaaattagAAGACACACTGGGCTTCCGATACATTAATCCCGAATAGCCTTGGGCTTATCCCAGGGTATCCCCACTTCGTACAATTAAGGTACAGAAGCATGGCTTATAAGCCCAGAGAACTGTAAAATATGCCCCTGCATTAAGCTAGCAAAAGGCACACAACTGAAACAAAAGAGGATCCGTCAGTGGCGCTGGAATGTAGGAGAGGGGCGCATCTCAAAGCCTTAACCTTAAACTATTGTCTGCCTTGTCTACCGCAGGATTTCTGGACCAGGGTCTGCTCGTACGGGATGCCTTCCGGCTGCGAAGAAACTACTTCCACACGAAAGGCTGGTACCTGGACGTGCTCTCGATGATGCCCACGGATTTGGCGTACATCTGGTGGCCGCCGGAGACTTGCAGCAGCTTGTACCTGCCGTGTCCGGTGATTGTGCGACTGAATCGACTGCTGCGCATCAACCGGCTCTGGGAGTGGTTCGACCGAACGGAGACGGCCACCGGCTATCCGAATGCCTTCCGAATCTGCAAGGTGGTGCTGGCCATCCTGGTGCTGATCCACTGGAACGCCTGCATGTACTTTGCCATCAGCTACGAGATTGGCTTCAGCTCCGACTCGTGGGTCTATAATCTGAATGGCACGAGGAACAACACACTGCAGCGGCAGTACATCTACAGCTTCTACTGGTCCACTCTAACGCTGACGACCATCGGAGAGACGCCCACTCCCGAGAACGATGTGGAGTATTTGTTTGTGGTGGCAGACTTTCTCGCCGGGGTCCTCATCTTTGCCACCATTGTGGGTGAGTCCGAGTTCGAGGGTAGAGGGTAGAGAGCAAAGAGGGAACCCTTTTAGATGGTTGGGTCCGGTTTATGTTTGCCTTCGGGTGAGGGTTGTTTACGCAAATATTTCGTCTGATCGTTTAATTGGTTCCAGAGTGACATCTGGGACATCAATGGGTATTAATTTACAGCCACGCACGTCAGGGTCTCGACCCACACGTACTCTCTGCCCCACTCAACCATcccaccatccatccatccgtcccaCATTATTCATTACGCTTTCAGTTCTTCTTTCCTTTCCTCAGTTCTCTTCAGTTGTGTTcaagtttgttttgttttgttttgtttgttgggtTGATTTGTTGCTGTCGCCTTCCGCCCGCCCTTTCTTTTTAACAAACGTGCCTTTTTATCATTTTTGTCGTTGCCCTTATCGCTGCCATTACCGTCCCGAGATGGGCAGCATTCTGTAGCagcggcaccagcagcagcaccagcagatgCCAGACTTCTCCTCGACCTCATCCTGACTGTGCAAACAAATTTACTTACAATGATGAATGTCGAGTTCGTTTGGACAGGACTCACTGAGGCATGTCCTTCACACCACACTTTTCCAtcaccactccactccactccattctaCTCCCACAACAGTCTGTCATGGCCACCGGAAGTGCCGCCATTAGTCGCCATTGTGCCATGTTACCCATGTGCCGGAATGGAGTCCAAAAGTGACATGGCTGCATGGTATAGGGTATGGGTTATGCCAGCGGGAAAACGCTTGCCGAACCGGTTATGAAACTGCCTTTATGAAATGCTTTCAGAAGCGATCTTCTTCCTAGTGATGTCCCGAAAGATAATTGAGGGTTTTATATCGCTATCGGGTTAATCATTGACTGAATAAAACAACACTTCAAAGCTCTTCTTTTTAAATCTATCAGGTAACATCGGTTCCATGATTTCCAATATGAATGTGGCCCGCGTCGAGTTCCAGAACCGCATGGATGGCGTGAAGCAGTACATGGCCTTCCGCCGCGTGGGTCATGAGTTGGAGGCGCGGGTGATCCGCTGGTTTGCGTACACCTGGTCCCAGAGTGGCGCCCTGGACGAGGAACGAGTGCTGGCCGCTCTGCCGGACAAGCTGAAGGCGGAGATTGCCATCCAAGTGCACATGGACACTCTGAAACAAGTGCGCATCTTCCACGACACGGAGCCAGGCCTACTGGAGGCCCTCGTGCTCAAGCTCAAGCTGCAGGTCTTCAGCCCCGGCGACTACATCTGTCGAAAGGGAGATGTGGGCAAGGAGATGTACATCGTGAAGCGGGGCAAGCTGTCGGTGGTGGGGGACAATGGAATCACTGTGTTGGCCACCCTGGGCGCCGGCTCCGTCTTCGGGGAGGTGTCCGTTCTGGAGATTGCCGGCAATCGGACGGGCAACCGACGTACCGCCAATGTCCGCTCCCTGGGCTACTCGGATCTGTTCTGCCTGGCCAAGCGGGATCTGTGGGAGACGCTGGCCGACTATCCCGAGGCCCGGTCCACCCTCACCCAGCGCGGCTGCCAGCTGCTGCGTAAGGATGGGCTCCTGGACGAGCAGATATTTTCGGGTGCGTTACGAGCTCTACATAACCATCCTCGTGAATTCTCTATCCCTCAATCTCCATTCCAGACTCCCAGCGCGTGCATGACAGCATAGAGGGCGGCATCGAGAAGTTGGAGCTCTCCGTGGAGAACCTCAATATGCGCCTGGCCCGACTGTTGGCCGAATACACGGCCAGCCAGGCCAAGATCAAGCAGCGACTGGCCAAGCTGGAAATGAAGTGAGTATTCCTCGAATCCTGTCCTCGCTAGCTCATTCAACACACTGTGCCCTTCTCTGTATCCCCTCTTTCAGTGGTGGTGCTGGCACATGGCGCTTGGAAAACGAGCCACAGACCCGAGCCCGCAGCGGACGTCTCTACTCGCTGCAGCCCAAGCGGCGCCCACGTTCGCGACCCGACGCGACTGCCAAAAGTGGCGAGGCTGCCAAGCAGAACACTCTCTAAGTCCCCCAAAGACCCATCCAAACCAGACCAACCTCCGCCCCAGTGTCCGCCGGAATATAGTGATAAATGCATTAAAGTTGCAGAAGCGAAGATAGGGACGTTTGGCCAGGGGCCAAAACTGTAGTTGAAGTCAAAGTTAGGGGCAGgtaaatcaatttttaatttttacaaTTAGTTTTTAGAGAAATGGACAACAGGATTAGGGGTGTTGGCTGAGTGGAGGAGCACGACAGGGAAGGGAAGTGTAGATAActttataaatttataaaattattcaaaactGAATGTGCCTCaaagtttgtgtgtgtgtatgtatgtgtgtaatgATGGATAGGTTAAGGGATGAGAGACAAAGcaagccagagagagggagagaaacaGAAGTGGTGGCCCAGGATGAGTCAAGCGCGTATAAAGCTAGCCCCATACGATccaatgtacatatattaagtGTAGTCAAATTTTACAAGCGAACAACCGACTGTTTGCCTAGGCTAGGATCATTTTACAATAAACCTGATGGGAGGATTACTGGAAAAGGGCATCCAAACTGTAAACCACTCCAATACAATTTAGCGAACAAACAACTGACCAACAAGAGACATTGCTGAACTCCTAAAACAGGAATAGAGAAGAGTCTAATGATATGTAGACGGGGATCATGAGTCAGAACTGCATTTCCTGTAGAGGACACCACAATTTCGCTTTAAGGACAAccccaaacaaaacaaaagcccaaGCGACTTCAAGGAAAACGTTAACAAAAAGCTTACAAAGctaccaaacaaaaacaaggacaaaccaaacaaaacaaaaatgaaacgaacacacaaaacaagtataaatgaaaataaaatgtatttttatattagTCATAGACActgaatgtatgtatgatgtatgtatattgtatatttgtaAGTTCAGATACAGAAGAATAAACGAGAATCGAGTCAAGTTATTCGGAATAAGAGTAAGCGTATCCGGCCCTAGTAAGAGTACTCCGTCCC is a window of Drosophila pseudoobscura strain MV-25-SWS-2005 chromosome 3, UCI_Dpse_MV25, whole genome shotgun sequence DNA encoding:
- the CngA gene encoding cyclic nucleotide-gated cation channel subunit A isoform X2 translates to MRHFKVKAMVQSLDIAAITGQQTDAEPSKRSKPSALRRTLQALRQRLTKRNRPKPPDWFLEKFSNATNTDKIGKGCPMMDDAALSSEIRGSSALCNRLSVDPTLQSHYRWLAVVSLAVLYNIIFVMGRAVFWEINKSAPAVWYTLDYLCDFIYLLDTLVHMHEGFLDQGLLVRDAFRLRRNYFHTKGWYLDVLSMMPTDLAYIWWPPETCSSLYLPCPVIVRLNRLLRINRLWEWFDRTETATGYPNAFRICKVVLAILVLIHWNACMYFAISYEIGFSSDSWVYNLNGTRNNTLQRQYIYSFYWSTLTLTTIGETPTPENDVEYLFVVADFLAGVLIFATIVGNIGSMISNMNVARVEFQNRMDGVKQYMAFRRVGHELEARVIRWFAYTWSQSGALDEERVLAALPDKLKAEIAIQVHMDTLKQVRIFHDTEPGLLEALVLKLKLQVFSPGDYICRKGDVGKEMYIVKRGKLSVVGDNGITVLATLGAGSVFGEVSVLEIAGNRTGNRRTANVRSLGYSDLFCLAKRDLWETLADYPEARSTLTQRGCQLLRKDGLLDEQIFSDSQRVHDSIEGGIEKLELSVENLNMRLARLLAEYTASQAKIKQRLAKLEMNGGAGTWRLENEPQTRARSGRLYSLQPKRRPRSRPDATAKSGEAAKQNTL
- the CngA gene encoding cyclic nucleotide-gated cation channel subunit A isoform X1, encoding MWTYMMAAARGDRVNSMMSTRRRPETESPKYGYNLSSRPMYRTTRFVGPAASAPAQLQLPHQSHHQQPGALPVPPPLEEISGGLFAPFAPTAAISVEQAASSIPLGAETDERLEVHQLHYPRRSWQRTHRHGNQVEVDDDEDDDEDDDDFGGADGEDNQEEVIAPADLQQHRHKHHQLQNHRHQRQQQQHQQHSSDPSYVENGRKLIQEPSKRSKPSALRRTLQALRQRLTKRNRPKPPDWFLEKFSNATNTDKIGKGCPMMDDAALSSEIRGSSALCNRLSVDPTLQSHYRWLAVVSLAVLYNIIFVMGRAVFWEINKSAPAVWYTLDYLCDFIYLLDTLVHMHEGFLDQGLLVRDAFRLRRNYFHTKGWYLDVLSMMPTDLAYIWWPPETCSSLYLPCPVIVRLNRLLRINRLWEWFDRTETATGYPNAFRICKVVLAILVLIHWNACMYFAISYEIGFSSDSWVYNLNGTRNNTLQRQYIYSFYWSTLTLTTIGETPTPENDVEYLFVVADFLAGVLIFATIVGNIGSMISNMNVARVEFQNRMDGVKQYMAFRRVGHELEARVIRWFAYTWSQSGALDEERVLAALPDKLKAEIAIQVHMDTLKQVRIFHDTEPGLLEALVLKLKLQVFSPGDYICRKGDVGKEMYIVKRGKLSVVGDNGITVLATLGAGSVFGEVSVLEIAGNRTGNRRTANVRSLGYSDLFCLAKRDLWETLADYPEARSTLTQRGCQLLRKDGLLDEQIFSDSQRVHDSIEGGIEKLELSVENLNMRLARLLAEYTASQAKIKQRLAKLEMNGGAGTWRLENEPQTRARSGRLYSLQPKRRPRSRPDATAKSGEAAKQNTL